Genomic window ([Eubacterium] hominis):
TTTATCGCAGGCAGTGAGGACCCATGTATTGGAAATGAAACGAAATTTAAACAAGCTGCCGGTTTTATGAAAGAGCGTGGCTATACAAATGTGAGCGCACGATTATTTGAAGGAAAACGTCATGAGATATTGAATGAAGATATCAAAGAAGAAGTCTATGAAGATGTTTTGGCATTCTATGAACTGGTACGCAAACAGTAAATGATAAGAAATTCTTGAAAAAAATGAAAAAAAGTCTTTCATTTACCTTATTTTTGTGATTTAATATATAAGCTAGCCTATGTATATGCGAAATTAGTTGACTTTATGCAAGATTTTCCTTATAATAGGGTAGGTCAGACAACGAGGTGATTCTTTTGAAATGGAGCAAAGCTGAACTGTTACAGGCACCAAATGGTACCATTGAACTAGATGATACGATTTCATTTGATCCGACAGTATTTGCGAAAATGCATCAGATCAGGGGATTACAAGATGTTACGGTATCAGGAAATATTCATTACGATACAGAAAGTGATCGGGTATTTGCAGATCTGGATATCAGTGGAGTGATGATAGTACCGTGTTCTATAACCTTAGAGGATGTAGAATATGATTTCCATACAAAATCTTTAGAAGTGTTCTCTTTTGATAAAACAAATGATGAAGATGTACACGAAGTTAAAGGTGATGTCGTAGAGTTATTACCGGTGATCTTTCAATTGATACTGATGGAGGTTCCTTTAAAGGTTGTCAAAAAGGGATTAAAACAGTATCCTAAAGGTGACGGTTGGGAAGTTGTCAAAGAGGAAGACTATGAATTGTCCAAAAAGGATGAAATCGATCCTCGTTTAGCAAAGTTGAAAGAATTCAAATTGGAAGATTAAGTAGGAGGTGCTAACATGGCTGTACAACAGAGAAGAAATTCAAAAACAAGAAAAGCAAAACGTAGAACTCACTATAAATTAGCTGCACCTACATTGGTGAAATGTCCAGTGTGCGGTGAATACAAACAACCACACAAAATGTGTTCATGTGGTGAGTACAACGGAAAAACAATCGTTGAAAAATAGTAAGGGACCAGAGCAATCTGGTTTTTTTCTACCCTTTTTTGATATGCAGTGTATGTTTTTTGTGTTAGGGTGATACAAAAGTCATACATTTCCATGCTTGTTAATGTGATATCTTCTTTATATAATAAAAGATATAAAAGGGGAAAAGACTTATGAAGAAAATGATGATTTTGATTTGTATGTTATGTTTGATGAGCAGTTGTCAAAAAAAGGAAGAAACTTACACAAGGATCCATGTGGATACAGGAAAATTATCTACATCAATGAAACAGTATTTCTATGCGGAAGCATTAGCAGAAACACAAGGTGATGCATTTCAGGCAAAGCTGTTAAAGGCAGCTAAGCTTTATCGTAAAAC
Coding sequences:
- a CDS encoding DUF177 domain-containing protein, which encodes MKWSKAELLQAPNGTIELDDTISFDPTVFAKMHQIRGLQDVTVSGNIHYDTESDRVFADLDISGVMIVPCSITLEDVEYDFHTKSLEVFSFDKTNDEDVHEVKGDVVELLPVIFQLILMEVPLKVVKKGLKQYPKGDGWEVVKEEDYELSKKDEIDPRLAKLKEFKLED
- the rpmF gene encoding 50S ribosomal protein L32 — translated: MAVQQRRNSKTRKAKRRTHYKLAAPTLVKCPVCGEYKQPHKMCSCGEYNGKTIVEK